A single genomic interval of Juglans regia cultivar Chandler chromosome 1, Walnut 2.0, whole genome shotgun sequence harbors:
- the LOC108992656 gene encoding auxin-responsive protein IAA1-like: MQPDTTSESPGSDVTSTVFKDTELTLGLPGEARFSGGKTCSKRGFIETSMDLNLGDSSSSSHTRGKILAGQDFSSESLVSGAGKPSAAKRQEVVGWPPVRSLRKRALEGCKYVKVAVDGAPYLRKVDLEIYNSYQELLRALEQLFMTCFAIHGNYVGEGERKVMDPMKEMEYVPTYEDKDGDWMLVGDVPWKMFIESCKRIRLMKSSEAVGTLAPRTHPRSCTYNEVAADQQLKAR; encoded by the exons ATGCAACCGGACACAACATCTGAGTCGCCGGGATCTGACGTCACAAGCACGGTCTTCAAGGATACCGAGCTCACCTTGGGATTACCAGGAGAGGCTCGTTTCTCCGGAGGAAAGACGTGCTCGAAACGTGGATTCATCGAGACGTCCATGGATCTTAACCTGGGGGACTCATCATCATCAAGCCATACGCGTGGTAAAATTCTTGCTGGCCAAGATTTCAGCTCGGAAAGTCTTGTCTCCGGCGCCGGGAAACCCTCAGCTGCTAA GAGACAAGAAGTGGTTGGGTGGCCACCGGTGAGATCGTTGAGAAAGAGGGCGTTGGAGGGCTGCAAATACGTGAAAGTGGCCGTAGATGGAGCACCATACTTGCGTAAAGTGGACCTGGAGATTTACAATAGCTACCAGGAGTTATTGAGGGCCTTAGAGCAGTTGTTCATGACTTGCTTCGCCATCCACG GTAATTATGTGGGCGAGGGGGAGAGGAAGGTTATGGATCCAATGAAGGAAATGGAGTATGTGCCTACTTATGAAGACAAGGATGGTGACTGGATGCTAGTTGGCGACGTTCCTTGGAA AATGTTCATAGAATCGTGCAAGCGTATTCGCTTGATGAAAAGCTCAGAGGCTGTTGGGACGCTTG ctcCTAGAACTCATCCAAGATCATGCACGTATAATGAAGTAGCAGCTGATCAACAATTGAAGGCCAGGTAG
- the LOC108992677 gene encoding palmitoyl-acyl carrier protein thioesterase, chloroplastic-like — translation MVATAATSAFFPAVSPTPDYGTKTTSKLSNLGGMKSKSARSSSGLQVKTNAQAPPKINGTSVGLATPVEGVKNECDTLSPAPRTFINTLPDWSMLLAAITTIFLAAEKQWMMLDWKPRRPDMLIDPFGLGRIVQDGLVFRQNFSIRSYEIGADRTASIETLMNHLQETALNHVKSAGLLGDGFGSTPEMCKKNLIWVVTRMQVVVDRYPTWGDVVQVDTWVSPSGKNGMRRDWLLRDSTSGETLTRASSVWVMMNKQTRRLSKIPPEVRGEIEPYFTDTLPVVEEDSRKLQKLDDNTADFVRTGLSPRWSDLDVNQHVNNVKYIGWILESAPLPILESYELSSMTLEYRRECGKDSVLQSLTAVSCNGIGNLGNLADIECQHLLQLENGAEIVRGRTGWRSKHASNFGTLGEVPVEST, via the exons ATGGTTGCTACTGCTGCTACATCCGCATTCTTTCCAGCTGTATCCCCCACTCCAGACTATGGTACAAAGACGACGTCCAAGCTTTCGAATTTAGGAGGGATGAAGTCGAAATCTGCTAGGTCTTCAAGTGGCTTGCAGGTCAAGACAAATGCCCAAGCCCCTCCCAAAATAAATGGTACCTCGGTTGGGTTGGCAACACCTGTAGAAGGTGTGAAAAATGAGTGCGACACATTGTCACCTGCCCCTAGGACTTTCATTAACACGTTACCTGATTGGAGCATGCTTCTTGCCGCTATCACCACAATCTTCTTGGCTGCTGAGAAGCAGTGGATGATGCTTGATTGGAAACCAAGGCGGCCTGACATGCTCATTGACCCTTTTGGTCTTGGGAGAATTGTTCAGGATGGTTTGGTGTTCCGGCAGAATTTTTCTATTAGATCATATGAAATAGGTGCCGATCGTACAGCTTCTATAGAGACATTGATGAATCATTTGCAG GAAACTGCCCTTAATCATGTTAAGAGTGCTGGACTTCTTGGTGATGGCTTTGGTTCAACGCCAGAGATGTGCAAAAAGAACCTGATATGGGTGGTTACGCGAATGCAGGTGGTGGTAGATCGCTATCCTACTTG GGGTGATGTTGTTCAAGTAGACACTTGGGTCAGTCCATCTGGAAAGAATGGTATGCGGCGTGATTGGCTTTTACGCGATTCTACATCTGGTGAAACTCTAACGAGAGCCTCCAG TGTTTGGGTGATGATGAATAAACAAACCAGGAGGTTATCTAAGATTCCACCAGAAGTACGAGGGGAAATAGAGCCTTACTTTACGGATACCCTTCCTGTTGTGGAAGAGGATAGCAGAAAACTACAAAAGCTGGATGACAATACAGCGGACTTTGTCCGTACTGGATTAAGC CCCAGATGGAGTGATTTAGATGTCAACCAGCATGTCAACAATGTGAAGTACATTGGCTGGATCCTTGAG AGTGCTCCATTGCCGATCTTGGAGAGCTACGAACTTTCTTCCATGACTTTGGAGTATAGGAGGGAGTGTGGGAAGGACAGCGTGCTTCAGTCATTGACTGCCGTCTCCTGCAATGGCATTGGTAATTTGGGAAATTTAGCCGACATCGAGTGCCAGCACTTGCTTCAACTTGAGAATGGAGCAGAGATTGTGAGGGGTAGAACTGGGTGGAGGTCCAAACATGCCAGCAACTTTGGGACTCTTGGTGAGGTTCCAGTTGAAAGCACCTAA